In Spartobacteria bacterium, the genomic window TTAACAGATGTTTATAGGGCTCAGATCAAAACAGGGGAAAATAAATTTGTTCAAACAATTCTTTTCATATTTCGTATAATAAAAAACTGGCGGCGGATATGACCCAAGTGCACAAATTTAATAACGCCATTACAATACTCTTACCCGTTTTAAATGCTGCAAAAACGCTACGAAGTGCAATCAATTCTATCCGCCAACAATCCTTCCAAAACTGGGAACTACTCGTTCTCGACGACGCCTCAACTGATGACTCGTTGCGAATCGTTCGCTCTATTGAAGATAAAAGGATCCGGGTTGTCCTCCAAGGCCAAACACCTGGCCTTGCCGCCCGCCTTAACCAGGGCATTGGCCTCGCCCAAGGCAAATACATCGCGCGTATGGATGCCGACGACATCGCTTTTCCGGAGCGATTGGCTCGGCAGGTAGAATTTTTGGAGTCCCACCCGGAGGTTGACTTGGTCGGCACACGGGCGGTCGCCTTCCGTGACGATGGGAGCGTGATAGGCTTGCTTCCCTTTGCCCAGGATCATGATAAAATCTGTGCCCGCCCTTGGAACAACATCCCCTTGGCCCACCCGACCTGGATGGGCAGGACTGAATGGTTCCAACAGCACCGATACGCCATGCCAGAGTACCAACGGGCCGAGGATCAGGAGTTGTTGCTCAGGGCCTACCAGATCAGCACCTTCGCATGCCTGCCAGATGTATTACTTGCGTACAGGCAGGGGCCGTTTTCAGCACGGCGGACGCTAACCGGGCGGACCAGTCTTTTACGGGCTCAAATTCAACATTTTTTGATAAACAATGATAGATGTTCTTTATGCTTATCCTTTCTTCTTTACAATATTAAATCTTTCATTGATATTGCGGCAACCCTGCCTGGGCTTGATTCTCTTTACTTTAATCGCATGAATAAAATGCCTGACCATTCAATAATCCGCAACTTTTCAAAAATTTATGCCCAATATCAGTAAAATGAAGCCAACACTTTCAAAATAATCTCATCCACAGATTTTATTTTATTCAGGACACATTTGTGAAATTCGTCTTCCTCTCCCACCTGGACTTAAATCTCTACCTTTTCCGCCTCCCCATCATGCAGGCACTAGTACTACGTGGACACGAAGTTTTTGCAATGTGTCCTCGGGGAGCATATTCTGATCAATTCGCTGAAACCGGTGTTCAATTTGAACACTATGATGTTGACCGTTCCAGCCTCAACCCTCTGCGTGAACTTACGGTCATTTACCGTCTGGCCCGAGCACTACGGCGCATCAAACCCGACATTTTGCACACTTTCACGGCCAAGCCCAACATCTATGGAACGCTGGCCGGATATTTGGCCGGAGTCCCATGTGTCTATAACTTGGTCGAGGGCCTGGGCTCATTCTATGTTGAGGATTCGGCACGCAACCGTACTGTCCGCATCTGTATGGAAGCACTATACCGTATCATGTGCCGCTTGTCCGCCGCCACGGTTTTCGTCAACCAGGATGACCCGCTCTATTTCCTTTCACGGGGCCTGATTAGCGGTGGAAAAATTCGCATCATCCGCAGCGTGGGTGTCGACACGCAGATGTTCAATCCTGTCAAATACGATACGAACTCAATACGCAGATCTCTCGGCCTTCCTCCAGACAGCAAGATCGTGCTCATGGTGGCCCGGGCCATTTGGCACAAGGGCTTGGCCGAATACATTGAGGCTGCCTCAATTCTGCGCAAGCAGTATCCGGATGCCGTATTCCTACTTGTTGGCGATGTGGACGAAGGCAACCCATCGTCCGCTACCCGTGAATTTTTGCGCTCACAACCTCATGTCTGCTGGCTCGGCCCGCGAGCTGATATTGCGGCAATAACGGCTCTGTGCGACGTGTACGCCCTTCCCAGTTACCGCGAGGGTGTTCCCCGGACGCTGCTCGAAGCAGCGTCCATGGCCAAGCCCATCGTGACAACGGACACAGTCGGATGTCGCGAAGTGGTCGATAACGGTGTCAACGGGTTCCTGGTACCGTTGCGGGATGGGGCGACCTTGGCCCAGCGTATTGCAACCCTTCTTGATGATGCGGAACTAAGAGAGCGGATGGGACAAGCCGGACGGAAAAAGGCCGTGCGAGATTTCGATGTGGCGCATGTCGTAGAGCAATATCTTGAACTGTATGGAGTGCGGTAATGCAGAAGGCTATTGGCGAAAACGATTATGCAAAGAGAAGTGTCCGGGGCCAATGGGCCATAACGGAAAACGGAGAATTGATTCTCGCCTTTGTGCTAGCTTTTTTTCTCAATGCGGCCATCCGGATGATTGAATACGACGCTTGGCAGGCCGACGCTTTTTTCCTCAATGGCGAACCGCTCATGGCCACCCACGACGCCTACGCCTGGCTGGCCGGAGCCAAAGGCATTGGCTCCTATGCGGCGTCACGATTCGCGGCCGCGATCCGTTGGATGCATGAACTGACCGGGTTGTCCCTCGGCAGTATTGGATTCTGGCTACCCGTTGCGACAGTGCCGTGGCTGGCACTCCCGGCTTGTTTGCTGGCCCGAGCATTGCGGCTGACGGAAGCCGGGGTGATCTTTGCTCTAATGGCTGGTTCAAGTCTAGGATATTTGGTGCGAACCAGACTTGGATTCTGCGACACCGATCTGGTTTCGCTTTTTTTTCCATTGGCTTTTGCCAGTGCCTTGACCGCCTGGCTGGCGACCCAGACTCGCTCCGGCTGGAAGCTGCGGGCCGGAGAAAAAACCGAAGCAGGTCGATGGTCGGTGGGAATCGCCCTGCTCGCAGGTTGTTGTGGCACATTCAACGTATCCTTTTATTCCCAAGGCGGAAGCCTGCTCCTGGCCGTGACGGGCATGGCAGTACTCGTGACACTAGTGCTCGCGCCCAATACTACCCGCATACACGTCCTGACCGGCTTGCTTATGGTCTACGCCATGACCTTTGGCGGAGGTCCCGGCTGGCTCGTGGGGCTAGGGCTTGCATATGTACTCGCTTTGCGTCCGGAAATATTTGAATTCAAGATAGCACTGCCGCTCATAGGCCTGTTGGCAGTACTGGTGATGGTCATGGTGGGTTTGCCGGAAATGGTGCTAAAATATCTGGGCATGATCTCCACCTATGCCAAAACCCATGCAGTAGACATTGGATCCAATGCTAGCAGCCTGCAGCTCCCTGCCATTACTCAGAGCGTCCGCGAGGCGCAAAATCTTAACTGGGGACAAGTCGCGGGACGGATGGCTGGAAATTGGCCGATCTTCCTAATCGGCTTGGCAGGATATATTTTTGCAGTGACGCGCAGACCACAGCTATTACTTTTTGTGCCGTTCCTTGCCCTGGGTCTCGCAAGTGTAAAGCTGGGTAATCGTTTTGCCATGTACGGTGGTGTGGCTCTGGGTGTAGGCCTCGGCTTTGGTCTGGCTGAATTGATGCGCCTGTTCGGTCAGAACCAGGGACGACGTTGGATCGTCCAACTCGTGCTCGCCTGCTTTGCCTTTTGGCCAGCAGGCGAACTAATGCGCATCATCCAGCCAGTCCCTGTGCTCCCAAAAGTCTACGCGCAAACATTTCTCAATTTGCGCGCCAAAACGGAACAAGGCGCCCGGCTTTGGCAATGGTGGGATTATGGGTATGCAGGACAATATTATGCCGAGCGGGCAACCTTTGCCGATGGAGGAGCGCATGACGGTCCGTGGCTCTACCCGCTGGCCTTGGTGCACGGTGCACAGACCCCACTCCAGGCCAGCCAGATGATGCGTTACATAACCACTCTGCAACGCGAAAACTCCAAGGAAAAAATACCGGCCCGTTATTATTGGGCCGATCCCGTTGGCGACCTGCGAGCCATGGGATCAGACAACTCTACGGTCTTCATCAAGCGACTGGCCGAGGAAAAAATGGATTTCCCGGCTGACCTGCCGGCCCAATACCTAGTTCTGTCCTGGGAGAATTTGCGCCTGGGAGGATGGATCAGTTACTACGGAAACTGGGACTTGGCTGCAGGCAAGGCAAATCCTGGTAAAATCCAACAGATGCAGGGTGAAATCCGTGTTGACGCCAATACGGGGACTATGATCGCAGATGGCAAGGCTGTGCCCGTGGATAGTCTCGATATGTTGGAGGAGACCGGAACGCATCATTTCGCTTGGGATAAAGGCACAAACATACACATAATTATCAATCAACTTTCCAGGCAGGTATTCCTCATGGACGCAAAAATGTACAAATCCATGATGATCCAGATGCTCATCGCCGATCCACGATCATTTGCACCGCATTTTGAGCTGGTCGAAGACGGCTATCCGTGGACACGCGTTTACAAAGCCCGATGATGAAACGCTTCGTGGATGTGTTCATGTCAGTGTGCATGCTGTGCTGTCTGGCACCGGTCATGATGCTTGTCGGCGGCGCGATATACCTAAAGATGGGGCGGCCTATATTTTTCACACAAATGCGCCCTGGCAAAGGCGGGCAACCTTTTTTGATGGTCAAATTTAGAACAATGCGGGAGGGACGCGGCCCAAAAGGCGCCTTGCTTCCGGATGCCCAACGAGTGACTGCCCTTGGGCGCTTTTTGCGTGCCACGTCGCTCGATGAACTCCCCGAGCTGTGGAACGTGTTACGCGGCGACATGAGCCTTGTCGGCCCTCGTCCTCTCTTGATGGAGTATCTACCCCTGTACTCTCCGGAGCAGGCCCGACGACACGAGATTCGTCCTGGCATCACGGGCTGGGCCCAAATCAACGGCCGCAACTCCTTGACTTGGGAGGAAAAATTTGCCCTCGACGTCTGGTATGTGGACAACC contains:
- a CDS encoding glycosyltransferase; translated protein: MTQVHKFNNAITILLPVLNAAKTLRSAINSIRQQSFQNWELLVLDDASTDDSLRIVRSIEDKRIRVVLQGQTPGLAARLNQGIGLAQGKYIARMDADDIAFPERLARQVEFLESHPEVDLVGTRAVAFRDDGSVIGLLPFAQDHDKICARPWNNIPLAHPTWMGRTEWFQQHRYAMPEYQRAEDQELLLRAYQISTFACLPDVLLAYRQGPFSARRTLTGRTSLLRAQIQHFLINNDRCSLCLSFLLYNIKSFIDIAATLPGLDSLYFNRMNKMPDHSIIRNFSKIYAQYQ
- a CDS encoding glycosyltransferase family 1 protein: MKFVFLSHLDLNLYLFRLPIMQALVLRGHEVFAMCPRGAYSDQFAETGVQFEHYDVDRSSLNPLRELTVIYRLARALRRIKPDILHTFTAKPNIYGTLAGYLAGVPCVYNLVEGLGSFYVEDSARNRTVRICMEALYRIMCRLSAATVFVNQDDPLYFLSRGLISGGKIRIIRSVGVDTQMFNPVKYDTNSIRRSLGLPPDSKIVLMVARAIWHKGLAEYIEAASILRKQYPDAVFLLVGDVDEGNPSSATREFLRSQPHVCWLGPRADIAAITALCDVYALPSYREGVPRTLLEAASMAKPIVTTDTVGCREVVDNGVNGFLVPLRDGATLAQRIATLLDDAELRERMGQAGRKKAVRDFDVAHVVEQYLELYGVR
- a CDS encoding sugar transferase, which produces MMKRFVDVFMSVCMLCCLAPVMMLVGGAIYLKMGRPIFFTQMRPGKGGQPFLMVKFRTMREGRGPKGALLPDAQRVTALGRFLRATSLDELPELWNVLRGDMSLVGPRPLLMEYLPLYSPEQARRHEIRPGITGWAQINGRNSLTWEEKFALDVWYVDNRNMALDLKILWLTVRTVLRREGINAGGCGTMPRFNGTYKTRSDR